The Micromonospora sp. NBC_00421 genome contains a region encoding:
- a CDS encoding ABC transporter ATP-binding protein produces MPVIEVEHLHKRYGDKVAVEDVSLTVEQGEIFGVVGPNGAGKTTTVECVQGLRRADGGQIRVLGLDPVRDRTEVRQRVGAQLQESQLPDKLRVREALDLYRSFYRNRADIDQLLADLGLTGQRDTAFHKLSGGQKQRLSVALALVGRPEIAILDELTTGLDPQGRRDTWNLVERIRDSGVTVMLVTHFMEEAERLCDRLAVIDGGRVVAIDTPSGLLARVGSAHQVHFRPLDPLDEAVLDTLPEVTGVRRSGDEVTVAGPEGVAQAVLSALADRRVRYSGLRVEQPTLDDAFVSLTGRAGQTGAPQTIDERSS; encoded by the coding sequence ATGCCGGTCATCGAAGTCGAGCACCTGCACAAACGGTACGGCGACAAGGTCGCTGTCGAGGACGTCTCCCTCACTGTGGAGCAGGGCGAGATATTCGGCGTGGTCGGCCCGAACGGTGCCGGGAAGACCACCACCGTCGAGTGCGTGCAGGGACTGCGCCGGGCCGACGGCGGCCAAATCCGGGTGCTCGGTCTCGACCCGGTGCGGGACCGCACGGAGGTGCGCCAGCGGGTCGGTGCCCAGTTGCAGGAGAGTCAACTCCCCGACAAGCTGCGCGTACGCGAGGCCCTGGATCTGTACCGGTCCTTCTACCGCAACCGGGCCGACATCGACCAACTCCTGGCCGACCTCGGGCTGACCGGTCAGCGCGACACCGCCTTCCACAAGCTGTCCGGCGGCCAGAAGCAGCGGCTTTCGGTGGCCCTGGCGCTGGTCGGGCGACCGGAGATCGCGATCCTGGACGAGCTGACCACCGGGCTCGACCCGCAGGGCCGGCGGGACACCTGGAACCTGGTCGAACGGATCCGCGACAGTGGTGTGACGGTCATGCTGGTCACGCACTTCATGGAGGAGGCGGAGCGGCTCTGCGACCGGCTCGCCGTGATCGACGGTGGTCGGGTCGTCGCCATCGACACCCCGTCCGGTCTGCTCGCCCGCGTCGGCTCGGCCCACCAGGTGCACTTCCGGCCGCTCGACCCGCTCGACGAGGCGGTGCTCGACACGCTGCCCGAAGTGACCGGCGTGCGTCGCAGCGGCGACGAGGTGACCGTGGCCGGTCCCGAAGGCGTGGCCCAGGCGGTGCTCTCCGCGCTGGCCGACCGGAGGGTCCGCTACAGCGGGCTGCGTGTGGAGCAGCCCACCCTGGACGACGCCTTCGTCTCCCTGACCGGTCGTGCCGGCCAGACCGGTGCCCCCCAGACGATCGACGAGAGGTCATCGTGA
- a CDS encoding HAD-IA family hydrolase, which produces MGAVGGTVVPDGVRAVVLDLDGVLVDSLAVARAAFTLAYREVVGEGVVPVDEYCRHPGRYLPEVLRLMGLPAAMAEPFARESNRLAHLVTPVPGVPELLRELRGHGIGLAVATGRSGERARFVLDRVGLLPLVDHVVGADEVPRPKPAPDIVRRALDLLDVPPGRALMVGDAPADLASARSAGVVAVAALWGESDAETLRAAAPDVTVTRIGELAALCLGG; this is translated from the coding sequence GTGGGGGCGGTGGGAGGGACGGTCGTCCCCGACGGGGTCCGCGCGGTCGTGCTCGACCTCGACGGTGTGCTCGTCGACAGTCTCGCCGTGGCCCGTGCGGCGTTCACCCTCGCCTACCGCGAGGTGGTCGGCGAGGGCGTCGTCCCGGTCGACGAGTACTGTCGCCACCCTGGTCGCTACCTGCCGGAGGTGCTGCGGCTGATGGGCCTGCCGGCGGCGATGGCGGAGCCGTTCGCGCGCGAGAGCAACCGCCTGGCGCACCTGGTCACACCGGTGCCCGGCGTGCCGGAACTCCTCCGCGAGCTGCGCGGGCACGGCATCGGCCTGGCCGTGGCGACCGGCCGCAGCGGGGAACGGGCCCGCTTCGTGCTGGACCGGGTCGGTCTGCTGCCCCTGGTCGACCACGTGGTCGGCGCGGACGAGGTGCCCCGGCCCAAGCCCGCCCCGGACATCGTCCGCCGGGCCCTCGACCTGCTGGACGTGCCACCCGGACGCGCGCTGATGGTCGGTGACGCGCCGGCCGACCTGGCCAGCGCCCGGAGCGCCGGAGTGGTCGCGGTGGCCGCCCTCTGGGGCGAGTCGGACGCGGAGACCCTCCGGGCCGCTGCCCCGGACGTCACTGTGACCCGGATCGGGGAGTTGGCCGCCCTCTGCCTCGGCGGCTGA
- a CDS encoding 4'-phosphopantetheinyl transferase family protein, protein MWPAGVVGSMTHCDGYRCAALAPATSVVSVGVDAEPHAALPDGVLDAIALPTERARTAALRATDPTVCWDRLLFSAKESVYKAWFPLTGRWLDFSEADIVVEPDGTFAARLLVPGPVLDGTEVTTFPGRFLVEDGLILTTVTLPTRFRPGRDGAGPLLVTRRQEGPG, encoded by the coding sequence ATCTGGCCGGCCGGGGTGGTCGGCAGCATGACCCACTGTGACGGCTACCGGTGCGCAGCCCTCGCCCCCGCGACCTCGGTCGTCTCCGTCGGGGTCGACGCCGAACCGCACGCGGCGCTGCCTGACGGCGTGCTCGACGCGATCGCGCTGCCCACCGAGCGGGCGCGTACGGCAGCGCTGCGCGCCACCGACCCGACGGTGTGCTGGGACCGCCTGCTGTTCAGCGCGAAGGAGTCGGTCTACAAGGCATGGTTCCCGCTGACCGGCCGCTGGTTGGACTTCTCCGAGGCGGACATCGTGGTCGAACCGGACGGGACGTTCGCGGCCCGACTGCTCGTGCCCGGGCCGGTGCTGGACGGCACGGAGGTGACCACCTTCCCCGGCCGGTTCCTGGTCGAGGACGGACTGATCCTCACCACCGTCACCCTCCCGACCCGGTTTCGCCCGGGTCGGGATGGTGCCGGGCCCCTCCTCGTCACCAGACGGCAGGAGGGGCCCGGGTAG